One window of Papaver somniferum cultivar HN1 chromosome 9, ASM357369v1, whole genome shotgun sequence genomic DNA carries:
- the LOC113313148 gene encoding receptor-like cytoplasmic kinase 176 — MGNCWPIRIKAVSPSHGGLNSKYVSRDGNELSSSSSKTSFASVPPTPRSEGEILQSSNLRSFSFNDLKTATRNFRPDSVLGEGGFGSVFKGWIDENTFTATKPGTGTVIAVKRLNQEGLQGHREWLAEVNYLGQLYHPNLVKLIGYCAEDEHRLLVYEFMPRGSLENHLFRRGSYFQPLSWNLRMKVALGAAKGLAFLHSAETQVIYRDFKTSNILLDSAYNAKLSDFGLAKDGPTGDKSHVSTRVMGTYGYAAPEYLATGHLTARSDIYSFGVVFLEMLSGRKAIDKNRPAGEHNLIEWAKPYLSSKRRILRIIDTRLEGQYTQAEALKAANLAMQCLSVDPKYRPSMEEVVASLEGLQDSKGHARTNHSDRNPNRNHHTHTNGGRHHHKRSTEEAAAATRKVESYPRPSPNPLYAQ; from the exons ATGGGGAATTGCTGGCCTATTAGAATCAAAGCTGTTAGTCCATCACATGGAG GATTGAATTCAAAGTATGTAAGTAGAGATGGGAATGAACTGAGCAGTTCAAGTAGTAAAACATCATTTGCTTCGGTTCCGCCGACTCCGCGAAGCGAAGGCGAGATCTTACAATCATCTAATTTGAGAAGTTTCAGTTTCAATGATCTGAAAACTGCTACAAGGAATTTCAGGCCTGATAGTGTGTTAGGTGAAGGTGGATTTGGGTCTGTTTTTAAAGGATGGATTGATGAGAATACATTTACAGCTACTAAGCCGGGGACCGGAACTGTTATTGCTGTTAAGAGGTTGAACCAAGAAGGGCTTCAAGGTCATAGAGAATGGCTG GCAGAAGTGAACTACTTGGGGCAGTTATACCACCCTAATCTTGTCAAGCTGATTGGATACTGTGCGGAAGATGAACACCGACTTTTGGTGTACGAGTTCATGCCTCGTGGAAGCTTAGAGAATCATCTATTCAGGA GAGGATCCTACTTCCAACCGCTTTCATGGAATCTGCGAATGAAGGTTGCTCTTGGAGCAGCAAAAGGCCTTGCGTTTCTTCACAGTGCTGAGACACAAGTCATATATAGAGACTTTAAAACTTCAAATATCCTGCTTGATTCG GCTTATAATGCGAAGCTTTCGGATTTTGGGTTGGCAAAAGATGGTCCTACTGGTGATAAGAGTCATGTGTCTACTAGGGTCATGGGCACCTACGGATATGCTGCTCCCGAGTATCTGGCCACAG GTCATCTAACTGCAAGGAGCGACATATACAGCTTCGGGGTTGTTTTCTTAGAAATGTTGTCTGGTCGAAAAGCAATAGACAAGAACCGCCCAGCTGGAGAACACAATCTGATTGAATGGGCAAAACCTTACCTCTCCAGCAAACGTAGGATTCTACGTATTATAGATACCCGACTCGAGGGTCAATACACGCAGGCAGAAGCACTAAAGGCAGCTAACCTTGCCATGCAATGTTTATCTGTGGATCCCAAGTACAGACCAAGCATGGAAGAAGTTGTAGCTTCACTAGAAGGTCTTCAGGATTCTAAAGGACATGCAAGAACCAATCACAGTGATCGAAACCCCAACCGTAATCACCATACTCATACAAATGGTGGTAGGCATCATCACAAAAGAAGCACAGAAGAAGCAGCTGCTGCTACGCGGAAGGTGGAATCTTATCCAAGACCATCTCCGAACCCTCTCTATGCTCAGTGA